From a single Sphaeramia orbicularis chromosome 4, fSphaOr1.1, whole genome shotgun sequence genomic region:
- the fetub gene encoding fetuin B — MKHCVLLSLLLALGCVHGAPVDQDGMAAGSCTDEAMVGVAKEALTKINRDRTEGYKFSFHSLANVHTETHGETGIVYYMTLRVVETNCSVLSGKDWKLCQARPIEDTPVYGQCKAVLYINKPHRVVRLYKYNCVVRPAPKTKVYEVCPDCPTFVTNSDEMKQIASQSMEGFNRQSQLANKFALDKVTRSSLAMGMATFYNVEFTIQETTCTKDNDTAAENCPVMDCEFAHKGFCKASKSRSPTGDEEISVQCEIYEPEAAEREKRLHNLGAETDHSHNDTDHTHDHTADQTHDHAHDHTKSHAHHDQTHTHAEGGDHHHTHDHQPGSTHRHAHDHSHDHGHGHDHVHAHHAKAHDHSGDSPNHHHDYKHADGTHTHEHDHELALDHDHKHSHLHEHEHHHHHHDHHHETTAHDHPEGEVKVIPAMGEATQDTAVPSAAPEVGVTLPAKPDPQIPGEREPTVLPYPTAVSAECPKALESNFVDNLFTEDTTF; from the exons ATGAAGCACTGTGTGCTGTTGTCACTGTTGTTGGCGTTGGGGTGCGTCCACGGAGCCCCTGTGGACCAGGACGGCATGGCGGCAGGTTCCTGTACAGATGAGGCCATGGTGGGTGTCGCAAAAGAGGCTCTCACCAAGATCAACCGGGACCGGACTGAGGGCTACAAGTTCAGCTTCCACAGCCTGGCCAATGTCCACACAGAAACACAT GGAGAGACCGGCATAGTTTATTACATGACTCTGAGGGTTGTGGAGACCAACTGCAGCGTCCTCAGCGGGAAGGACTGGAAGCTCTGCCAGGCTCGTCCCATTGAAGATACACCG GTTTATGGACAGTGTAAAGCTGTCCTCTACATCAATAAACCACACAGAGTGGTGCGTCTCTACAAATACAACTGTGTTGTCAGGCCAG CTCCTAAAACAAAGGTGTATGAAGTATGTCCAGACTGTCCAACCTTTGTCACCAACAGTGATGAGATGAAGCAGATTGCATCTCAGTCTATGGAGGGTTTCAACAGACAGAGTCAGTTGGCCAATAAGTTCGCCTTGGACAAGGTCACCCGTTCTTCTTTGGCA ATGGGCATGGCTACATTTTACAACGTAGAATTCACCATCCAGGAGACGACCTGCACTAAGGACAATGACACAGCAGCAGAAAACTGTCCTGTCATGGACTGCGAGTTTGct CACAAGGGCTTCTGTAAGGCTTCCAAATCCCGTAGTCCCACCGGCGATGAGGAAATAAGTGTTCAGTGTGAGATCTATGAGCCCGAG GCCGCTGAGAGGGAGAAGCGCCTGCACAACCTGGGTGCAGAGACCGACCACAGCCACAACGACACAGACCATACCCACGACCACACCGCAGACCAGACCCACGACCACGCACACGACCACACCAAGAGCCACGCTCACCACGACCAAACCCACACGCACGCAGAGGGCGgcgaccaccaccacacacatgaCCACCAGCCAGGCAGCACCCACAGGCACGCCCACGACCACTCCCACGATCACGGTCACGGCCACGACCACGTGCACGCTCACCACGCCAAGGCGCACGACCACAGCGGAGACTCGCCCAACCACCACCACGACTACAAACACGCCGACGGCACCCACACCCACGAGCACGACCACGAGCTGGCTCTGGATCACGACCACAAGCACAGTCACCTGCACGAACACgagcaccaccaccatcaccatgaCCACCACCACGAGACCACGGCCCACGACCATCCAGAGGGCGAGGTCAAGGTTATCCCCGCTATGGGCGAGGCCACGCAAGATACCGCCGTCCCATCTGCAGCCCCTGAGGTTGGAGTGACCCTGCCCGCCAAGCCCGACCCCCAGATCCCTGGAGAGAGAGAGCCCACCGTCCTCCCCTACCCCACCGCAGTCTCAGCCGAGTGCCCTAAGGCGCTGGAATCTAACTTCGTGGACAATCTCTTCACTGAGGACACCACATTCTAA